One segment of Phragmites australis chromosome 13, lpPhrAust1.1, whole genome shotgun sequence DNA contains the following:
- the LOC133889529 gene encoding heavy metal-associated isoprenylated plant protein 19-like, translating to MDEENDNSPKSITTELKVYMHCDACERSVRCSIKKIKGVETVEVDRDENKVTVTGDFEPKEVLKKIKKKTGKKAEILIPEENEEEYKGEEPYVPYDDDDPVLDQEGAVAHEFQNHGLERCDLHYFDDENTEACRIM from the exons atggatgaagaaaatgataaTTCTCCAAAG AGCATCACAACAGAACTGAAAGTATACATGCACTGTGACGCCTGTGAAAGATCAGTACGCTGTTCTATCAAGAAAATCAAAG GCGTCGAGACGGTCGAGGTGGACAGGGATGAGAATAAGGTCACGGTGACAGGAGATTTCGAGCCGAAAGAAGTGTTGaaaaagatcaagaagaagactGGGAAGAAGGCGGAAATATTGATCCCTGAGGAaaatgaggaagaatacaaggGAGAAGAACCTTATGTTccttatgatgatgatgatccagTGCTGGACCAAGAGGGAGCAGTGGCTCATGAGTTTCAGAACCATGGGCTCGAAAGATGTGACCTCCATTATTTCGATGATGAAAACACAGAAGCATGTAGGATCATGTAG
- the LOC133888310 gene encoding uncharacterized protein LOC133888310 translates to MAGGGGRRAAAACGRWCLVILAVASALGVSGPAFYWRYKKGFSSSRASSVAASAASPSCPLCSCDCPQPLSLQSIAPGLGNFSITDCGKNDPELAKEMEKQFVDLLNEELKLQQVVAEEHSHHMNATLVEAKRQATQYQREAEKCNAATETCEESRERSEAAISKEKKLTALWEQRARQLGWQDSRATSM, encoded by the exons ATGGCGGGTGGCGGGGGGCgccgcgcggcggcggcctgcGGGCGGTGGTGCCTGGTGATCTTGGCCGTGGCCTCCGCGCTCGGCGTCTCCGGCCCCGCCTTCTACTGGCGCTACAAGAAGGGGTTCTCGTCCTCCCGGGCCTCCTCCGTTGCCGCCTCGGCGGCCTCACCTTCATGCCCGCTCTGCAGCTGCGACTGCCCGCAGCCCCTCTCCCTCCAGTCCATCGCCCCGG GGCTTGGCAACTTCTCAATCACAG ATTGTGGAAAAAATGACCCTGAGCTTGCCAAAGAGATGGAGAAGCAATTTGTCGATCTCCTCAACGAGGAGCTCAAGCTGCAGCAGGTTGTTGCTGAGGAGCATAGCCACCACATGAACGCCACTCTTGTTGAAGCTAAAAGACAGGCTACTCAATACCAGCGAGAGGCAGAGAAGTGTAATGCAGCCACAGAGACCTGCGAGGAATCCAGGGAGAGGTCTGAGGCAGCAATTTcgaaggagaagaaacttacagcACTGTGGGAACAACGAGCTCGCCAATTGGGTTGGCAGGATTCTCGAGCCACAAGcatgtga